The sequence below is a genomic window from Cicer arietinum cultivar CDC Frontier isolate Library 1 chromosome 6, Cicar.CDCFrontier_v2.0, whole genome shotgun sequence.
CCCTATTTTGTTACTGCCACCATGTgccttttccttttttttctttttgttgtcgGCACTGTTCccctttttctctaaaatagggatttcaaatccttctttttctttctctcattCACATGAGTCAAGTCCAATAAAACACTTTgccttttttcctttctttttttcgttaataataataactaataatatcaatactaataaaaatactaataatactAGTAAACATTTGTGGGTtacacttggggagtgagcccatCCAACAAATCTTCTTTTCACGACTCAAGTGGAAAGGTATTGCTCAACcattttgattttctttctaCAACGTATCATCTTTGACACAGGTAAGTCGTTCATCATCATATCTGAACTATTCTTATCAGTATGAatcttttcaattaaaaatgattttatttcaagtgcatctcgtatccaatgacaTCACACCTCAATATGCTTcaactttgcatgaaaagtcagaatcttgctgagatggatcgcactctgactgtcgcataataacacaaacttgtcttgcttaaagcctaactcatgtaggaatttcttcatccacaagagttctttggaagctttaGTTGATGTTATGTATCCAACTTTAGTAGTGGCTAAAGCAACACATTTTTGTAACTAGAAggagattttctagaatcaagatcacctgtCATATTTGCATATGTGTGACCTTCCAACACAGGTTCACCACCTctatagcataaacacactttggaagtgcctctaAGGTATTTGAGAATCCATTTCACAgcttgccaatgatctttactAGGATTAGAGAGAAACTGATTgacaactccaactgcatgagcaatatttGGTATTTGCATACAATAACATACGTCAAACTACCAATTGTAGATGCATAAAGAACGTTCTTCATcttttctttgtctttctcacttgtaggacattgatcataattcaatttaaaatgagtagcaagtggagtactagcAAGTTTGCAGTTGTTCATGTTAAAtctctctaacaccttctcaatgTAATTGTATTGAGACAATCACAATTTATTGTACTAATGAGcaaacttgaattttgtgaggttaaaatatgaattagaaacttttataggatgttgtttgatttgatttttgaagatcgtgtgatagttgaattattgtagaattgtgtatttgattcattctgtgttttgtttatatctatCCTTGATactgatatatgatataaaatgtgatgaattgtaattatttgccttgcaattgatgtggtgtgtgtgaatggtctagtattattattattatatgtgagtgTAGACCCTTTATTGTTTGAGATGACGTATCATGATGATAAATTCtgaatgtaatgtatgactatGGAAATCTGCAATGACGATGTGTGCTCCCTGACTTGTGATATTACCACCCTGATGAATATCATGAAATgcgtattgtgtttaattgaatagtgacGAATTCGACCCGtgccaatgatggttctcttaatggagtaagTAACCTAggacaacgaggggagaaagtagttgttgataatttttgaagtggagattatttggtcatcatataggtagggcctgacaagcctagtgattccggggaagtacaactgaatgagcctgatcgtggcggtctactgttgagccttaaggcaagattgttagaccttggaggtattcgggtggggaattcctaggtgacttggaggtagcactccaaatgtcgggagctaccacgcaacacacgtttacctcgactgtcacgtatatgtgtctcgggttgagttgagggatctatgaggacagggccaatttgaattgtccgtccacttgcgtggtggcatagtatcgagcctcctaaccaagtacttcagagttagaatggtaccaatgaaagaggaggagtctagagtataagagcatgcataacattacttgatttgtgtatttacttacttgatgttgtggattgtatcaatgttttaccttgattattcttgttggttgtgatttgatatgatacgatatttaatattttttacatgttcttctcagttattttatactattacatgctttcgaagctcacccctcgttgcttgtgtttggtGCTTGCGAGAGCGCAGTTATTTCAGGTTATCGATTGGGGATCCACGCTCTGAATAGGTGATATTGGGTGGGAGTAATTTAtcgtattttgttgagttttgaacaatttagatttttgtaaatttgattgatcaattgtattattttttatcggttattcagaggtagaaattaattgtctctaagtttagaacttgcttttatatcaaaaatatttatttaataaacatcaactatatttgatactaaaggattcttttttattgaaaatttttatgcaagCATTTTGTGTAACTGTGAATGTGACGTCCTGAatcttaaagttttttttttaaaaaaattatatactctattttggaaccgctacgaatctctttaaaaattagtgcattttacttttatttcatttgggtttagggtgtcacatgaGGCACCTGAATCAACAATTCAAGTTGAATCCtaacatgcaaggtttatgtaATTATCATAACAAACAATGTAGATattattaacagatgcaactgcTATTGTATATTTGTCATTTATCTTCTCTTTGTTTTTATCTctttcccttgattgatctctcttaaggaatctgtaatttctttttatgtgacttTCTTTGCCACAATaatagcatatcacttcttttttAGTACTCgtcttgcttcttgacttgccaCGACTTTCAAAGTTGTGCGTCTATGGATGTTTCTAGATTGATTTATCccccgtgactctgtaactagtgcttctgattttgaagaagaaccaatcaaaccacattaatttcttcgagcttcttcattcaacatgctctctttgaCTGTTGACATTTTTAGCTTTTCACTTGTAGTTGAATTGGTCAACGTCGCAATAAGCACTTTTCAATTATTAGGCAATGAACTCAATAATAACAAcacttgcaactcatcatctaatttaatgtgtcgttgtcaactgattcactatattttgaaaaatactcatatgaggcaaacacaatttttaacgtggaaaatttccctcaaattgaaagaataaaaaccacgggacctagtccagtaaaaacttctattataataattaatgcgTAAATCAGAGTCTTCCTAGTAACACTAGGGAATATGAATCAACAATagtaacaaccttccactaaagtgggtattcCATTGTATCTTTCAGAGAAGGTAAAACTAATaaaactgtatattaaaataacaaacttagtggtagaaataacatactaaaattgtataacaaacagagcaagtttgctacacacatgTTATCATCGAAACTTAATTTGTTTCTTCCTCTCCCTATTTTGTTACTGTCGCCGCGTGccttttcctttttttcttatGTTGTCGGCATTGTTCCCCCTTTTCTccaaaataagaatttcaaatcccatctttttttcttcttcttcacatGGGCCAACTCCAATAAAACAATttgctccttttttttttctttaataataataattaataatactagtaaataTACTGGTGGGTCACACTTGTTTGAGCTTGAGTAAATTTGCATTTAAAACTAGCACTTGTTCATGGAATTAGTTTCCATATTGTCATAGACATCAAGGGATCTGTTGTTGATTCACAATTTATAACTGAATTTTACCGTATGAACatgtttatatttaagtttatgCAATTAGAACTGAATTCTTCAGTTGATATCTATCAATCACTATTTACTACCTAGTGTAATATTGTAAATTTTTGTGCCATGCATTATTGACATGCTTGTTATATAATATGAGGAACGTTATTGTaagttttgaatatttaaactattaGATTTATTATGGCATGTTGAAATATTGGCCATCGGGTAAGGTAACAATTGCTTGCAaacaattactttattttattgcCGGGAAAGATCCAAAGTTGCCATCTATTGGTATAGTTACATACATTGGAAACATCACTAAACTACCATAAAAGCaaaccaaaaaaagaaaaaaaaatcttaaaggGATTTGAATTTCTGTTATGGTATTGTTGCacctttgtattttgttatGATTTGTGATTTATACGATATTTGTGTATTATTGGCCTTTTAGTTTTGGTATATACTTGAAATTAGTTAATGCTACTGGTTAAAACTGAGCAAGAATCAACATTTGCAAGTGTATTTGATGCATTAATAATTCCTGATATAACTATTATATGGAATTTCAAAGATTGCGTCATTTAGATTACGACGGTTGTTGGAAAACCGTCATTGAGGTCGAATTGGGATGGTTCCTACAACTCTATGATGTTGTGTAATGTTGTAATATGGACATGTGTATATTGTAAAATATGTTATTAAACTCATAGGTAGTTTTGAATACTCATGTTAGTTTCACTAGAGAGTGGTATCTTAGtatttaatctaataaaaatatttgagtaGAATTTTATTACTTTCATTCTTGTCTTTGTATTGCAATGCATTGTGTAACTAAAatctaatgttttttttattgttgatatATGCAATGACTATAGGCTTTGGATTTGCATTTTTCGGATATGGTTTGGTTGGAactcatatatataaaagattttcATTACGTACTCATGACTTTTTATTAATGTTCCTATTAATTTCCTTctatacatatttaaaaaattctagttTCAAGTTCTCATTTTTTATGGTTGTTCTTATAATTTGTATTcccttaaattattattgtttaatattATCCTCTTgtccttattttgattttagattaaactctgttttgttttttttcgtAGTTGCAATGTTGAAAAAGAATTTAAGTTGTGGATCTCATAAGACATTATGATCAATCAAACTCTTTTGCTTCTCTTTGAATTTAATTGTCTAAATATCAAGTTTAATACATTCTCATGTAACAAGAAATTTTTAGGATAGCcttttattattgaataataCAATTAGATTGTTGATCTTGTATAATTTATTGTGATTCAAAGAAGAAGTATCATCCTAATAAATACTCCCTAAGGAGATTTAAAACCCATTCCTTCTGGTTGTAAGGTTAATATATTTCTACTTAATTGACGCCTGAGGGACAATAAGTAAATacttaatttgaattttgaaccATAATCATAACTTCCAATTGAATATACATTACCTTTATTTACAACTTCCGGTTAAATCTACATTGCCTGTGTTTTAGCCTTAATACATAGCagttttcttctttctcttaatcaaatttacaaaatttatgtGATCACTTAAAAATGTTGGTATTTGATTGAATAAATAAgaatcaaattataaataaaatagtttaaatgttgaataaaattgaaagaaaaatagctataccaaaattttaaataaaattgaaagaaggataaaattataaataaaagataaaagtaaaggaaataattatacaaaaacATGATATCCCTTTATTTCACTCTCTAAGATGGTTTTTTCATATCCAAAATGAAAATGAGTCTCACTAAATCAAACATGTCTCACATATATTTAGTTAATcttatttaaatttcaactaATTAAAGATTGTATTAAGGGTGATCATAATATTAAGACCCGGCCACCAAAATCCTCCAACCCAACAATTTTTTGGGTGAAAATATATAGTCTATTATCTTAAAAATGGTCCAATATACTGCCAAGACGGtggtgttattattattaatgagtGTGAACCTTTGAAGCATTGATTTTTGTCATAATATACAAAGCAAAGTATccgttttaattatttcaaaaatagttAGGAATTATGACTATAATATGTGTATTTTTGGCCCTAAAAAACGCAAAAAAgttattagttataaaaattgaatttattgtaAATGGTAGTCTATACATCCAAATATACCCACTGAATCAACCTGTCACCCACTCAATTTGTTACGAGATATATTCGACAATATAATTGGACTGAAGTGGGTCACAAATAATATGATTTggtttttttgttgaattgagGTTTACAAACCTAAAACCGACTAAACCTGTCCAACTATCGGCCCTTTAGAGTATATGATGAAAGTGTATTGGTAGCATAATTTAGGAAGGAATGTGAAATTTGTgagttgttttttctttttctttgaaatagttttgttttcttctttttcttgttacaTATAGTGATAGATATTGAGTATACATAATATATAAAGGGGATGCTAGATCGATCTACAAGTTTTTATTATAAAGGACTATTTTAGCAACATGCGCTATAAGGTGcattaaacaattatttttagttataactTCAACTTGTTTACATCAATCCTGTCATGGAGACTTGAACCAAGGACTTGAGGTTTATAAAAATCTTCATTACCACTAAACTACTCCTCATTTTAATATTACTAGCGATACATTggttatatatatcatatattattgataaatattgttGTAGGCATACCTAGTTTTATCGAAGAAAAATTTTTTGGGCTGGTTGTGGCCTCCTCCTGTCATAACTAAGATCTGCCCCTGCTGTGGAGGACACACTCATAATCAACACGATTACTTCACAGGAGTTAACATTTTAGAGTGAATCTCTTTTGTGTTGCATTGGACCAGCAATGGCAAGATTTGAATCACAGTTTTTAGGCACAAACAATGGTGCTTTTAAGTCTAAATTATAGTTCGATTTCTAATGATATTTACAAAGCATTTTACATTGAATCACTTTATTTCTGATGTTGTTAGTCATTCAAATTTGAATAAGTTGTCAACAATGTCCAAATTAtgtgaaactctaaaaaaaacaagaagaCAAAACATATTACTTAATTGATTCACTAATCCACCTTATTTTAAATCTTCCAGTTTTTGAGCTACTATAATAGATAATCATGACAAGATTGTGTAAAAAGCTGAAGGATGAGTTTTTTATTCACAATATGATGCTTTATtatattgaaaagaaaatagataCTTTAGTTTTGATTCAATTATTAACgatttcaaaactttaaatgaatgaaattcttTAATTCGATGCATgtctcattttttatattttatttttattttgtgttgatgttattttgaattttttataaaatcatattaacttttatgaatttcaattaatatttttgttagtaTTGGTTGATTCCCTCAATATTTTGGAAAATATCTGCCATATGGATTATTGTTTTgttgacaaaaaatatattaggaTTGtcgttatatttttttcaatttcgtcaaaaactaaaatattttttgtcttaTTTATGTTATACTCTTTCCATTCTAAAATGTAAGTCATTCTTGCAAATAcacatgaattaattaattttttaaaattattttttacttttcaaaaGTACCTTAATTTACTCTTTACAACAAATTGCCATAAAAAAATGTCTTTAGAAAAAacttccataaaaaaaaatactccatcatgtatttaaaagattatttaagtatatttgtggtccatgtaaatataacaatttttagttttagtccTATAAACGAACTTGTTTGAATTTCATCCATACAATATCGAAAAAccttatttttagtctttaacgTCAAGTGGACGTTCCAAAAACTTGACTTGACAAAGCGAAATATGTTTTTTGTCCCTACAAATATAacattgttcaattttagtctctataaaaaaaaaacattttttggattttatcgTATTCATCACCATCAATCACAAATCCATAAAGTGagtttcatcatcttcattaacCCAACAATCCATATTTTTCCTCATCCAACTCAATCTCTTTCCCTTATGAGCAATTATGTGTAGGAAATATAGTAGTCCATGATAACACTCTTAAGTTTTAGtccatataaattctttttttagaCTTCATCGAATTCATTACTATCAATCACAAACCCATAAAGTGAGTTTTATCAACCCAACAATCCATATTTTCCTCCACCCAACTCAATCTCTTTCCCTTCATTATTCATACCTCACCTAACCCAATTTTTTCTATCAATAACTCTACCTCCAACCTCATCTTTTCCTTTTATTAtctcaaaaaaatatcaacCTCATCTTTGAAAATCAACTATTTAAAAGgattaacaaaatagaaaattaaccTATAAAggcttaaaaatgattttttatatatattaccCAGTTGTTCAAAAGTCTCTTGTCAATTTGTATTCGAAGGTTTTGAGGGGGATTAGGAGATGCACATaaagtgtttgatgaaatgtctAACAAAAATGTTGTTTCTTTTACTGTTTTGGTTTCTGGGTATTTGAGAGTTGGTGATGTTGGAAAAAAgaacaaaatagaaacaaaaatgataaaatacaaaaacagaaagaaaaaaaaatgtaaaagaaaaagaaattaaaagaacaaaattaCATCCCTTACAAGAGTGTCTAGCATTCCTTTACACAAATTTTgccaaaattaaaaagttacatCAAGATTATTTTTCTACTCATTTTTAGCATCATCGCAACTTCTTTCTCATttacttttttcattttttttccgatcaacacataatttttttagccTAAAGGGGATAACTTTTTGAGATAATTTTTGTATTCCATTTTTTCCCTCATCAataatgattttaatataatttttggaACAAACAATCAGAGCAAAGGGGTTGAAGTGAGggaatgaaaaaataaaaaacaaataaataaagaatccCATTTTCGATTGTAAGAAGGGACAAACAACCTATTTTATATTCACAAAGAATCAACTCGGTTCAAAAAATTATGGTTTAGTTTTTTGTAAATGTAGTTTGAATTCGGTTTGTTAGACCTTCGTAATTTTatgaactttttattttaacagttagatattatttagtaattaagCATTACAGTTAGTGAATTTAGAGGAGAGTTTGTTAGGCCTCCAAATTAGGTATATAAGGTATATTTCTTTCTCCTTTTGTTTTTAGGAAAAATCCTTATGTAAAATACATTTCATCTCTTTGATGATGAACAATAAACAAAATGAGTATTCAGTTTAAGATGGTATCAGAGAATCAAatctggttttttttttctatcttgaATCTGtttctttctaaaaaataaaactaaaaacaaaaaataaaacagagagaAAAATTCCTTTCTCTTTTCCTTTCCTTCTAAGTGAGAGATTGGTGAAGCTACATCTTCGAGCATATCGTAATCCAGATCTTGTTCTGCATCATCATCGCATTTTGAACATGTAGTTGGATCCTTCTTCAGTTTTGTTGCTGATCTCGTGAAACTCCATCGttgaatctatttttttttctcatttttcttctttatggCCTCCGACTATGAACAatcttcttcttcctccatGGATACCTCAGAACATAAAGAACCTTCACCTCTTAAACCCAATTTGACTCTGATTTGCAGCTATCAACATGATATGTTAGATCCTTATTTCATGCATCCCAACGACAATCCAAGTGATGTCGTTGTTTCTCCGCAGCTCTCCACCACCAACTACCATTCTTGGTTGCGCTCCATGATTGTCGCTctcaaatcaaaaaataaattagggttTGTGACTTGTTCTCTTCCTTGTCCTGCAGATGTTGATCGTCTTCCAATCGCGTGGGATCGTTGCAACACTATGCTCATGTCTTAGATCACCAACTCATTGGAACGTGAAATTGTCCAAAGTGTCATGTGGATGGAGTCTATTTATGAAATATGGGATGAACTTTGTGAAAAGGCATCATCAAGGTGATGTTTTTAGGATTTTCGATTTGCAGAAGATATTTATAGTCTTCGTCAAGGTGATTCTTCAATTACTTCTTATTATACCAAACTAAAGCAATTGTGGCAAGAGCTAGAAAATTTTTGTCCTTTACCTTGTTCTTGTAATGTTAAATGTTTGTGTGCCCAAATTCCCAAGATTTGTGAATATCGTGATGGGGATTATGTAATTCGTTTTCTCAAAGGCCTTAAAGAGCAATACTCTGCAATCCAATCTCAACTGATGTTAAGGGATCATCTCACGAGTATAAACAAGGTATTTTCTATGTTAGTGCAACAAGAAAGACATCTCTTTCCTAATCCTAAGAAGTCTCCTATCATTGCTGCCATTTCTAATCCTAGTGGTGGTTTGCCCAAGAGTCGTGGTGAAAGTGGTGCTCGTTCTTCTGGCAGTCGTGGTCATCGTTCTCGCTATTGTACTCATTGTAATTTTCATGGCCATACTAtggatttttgttttcaaaaacaTGGTTTTCCCCGTTATTTTCACAAGAACGGTCACAACTCTGCTAAGGTTTGTGTTGTTGATTCTGTTAAAACTGATGATGATCAAAAGTCACAATCTCTTGATGAGCCTTCTAGTGATTTACATTCAGGTTTCACACTCGAACACCAAAAGTCTCTTCTTTCCTTGCTTCACCCTTCTTCAAGTGTCAACCATTTAGTAAATTCTTCCCAATTAGGTTCTTATTTTTTTCCTCATGTCTTCAATATCAATAATGTCACTTCATGGATATTAGACACTAGAGCCACAAACCATGTTTGTTTTACTGCTTCTTTGTTTCAATCCctcaaatgtattaattatgtTCGTATTAAATTCCCTAATGGATGTACCATAATCACTGTACTAGCTGGAACTGTCTATTTTACTACTAGTTTTGATTTATGTGATGTTCTCTTTATTCCTAAGTTTTCTTGTAATCTTATCTTTATTCCCTGCTTGACAACTTCTCTTAATTGTAACTTGTTTTTTAATGCTCATAAGTGTTGGATATATGACAATCTTACTCAGAAGAGGATTGGTACAACTGAGCTCATTCATGGATTATATACTTGTCTTACCCATGTTTTCCTTTTGCTGATTCTTCTTCCAATACTTGTAATTTTGGTAATTGTTTTGCAAATGTCATAGGTTATGTTTGTAATATTAGGCATCATCGCTTTGGTCACCCATTTATTGATACTTTGACTCATATTAGTAAAATTTTCCCTTTTGTTACACTCCTTAAGCGTCATTCTCCTTGTGATGTTTGTTAAAATGCTAAGCATAAGAGGTTACCTTTTCCCAATAGTCATATTGTtgctaatttttgttttggtttGATTCATATAGATATTTGGGTGCTTTTTATGTGCCATATATTTTTGGCttcaagtatttttttaatcGTTAATGATGATAAGTCTcgtttttgtttgatttatctCATGAAATTGAATTCTAAAACCTCTTTTTTGGTTAAATCCTTTGTTTCCATTGTCAAAACCCAGTTTGGTAAAACTGTGACATGCATATAAGGGCTTTTATCAATCTCATGGGATTATCTATCAGACTTCGTGTGTAGAAACGCCTCAACAAAATAGCATTGTTGAACGTAAGCATCAACACATCTTAAATATTACATGTGGCACCATGtttcaatcacatttttttattaaattttgggtCCATGCTATCgttcattcaattttttaatcaataggTTGCCA
It includes:
- the LOC140920737 gene encoding uncharacterized protein, which codes for MASDYEQSSSSSMDTSEHKEPSPLKPNLTLICSYQHDMLDPYFMHPNDNPSDVVVSPQLSTTNYHSWLRSMIVALKSKNKLGFVTCSLPCPADVDRLPIAWDRCNTMLMHHQGDVFRIFDLQKIFIVFVKICEYRDGDYVIRFLKGLKEQYSAIQSQLMLRDHLTSINKVFSMLVQQERHLFPNPKKSPIIAAISNPSGGLPKSRGESGARSSGSRGHRSRYCTHCNFHGHTMDFCFQKHGFPRYFHKNGHNSAKVCVVDSVKTDDDQKSQSLDEPSSDLHSGFTLEHQKSLLSLLHPSSSVNHLVNSSQLGSYFFPHVFNINNVTSWILDTRATNHVCFTASLFQSLKCINYVRIKFPNGCTIITVLAGTVYFTTSFDLCDVLFIPKFSCNLIFIPCLTTSLNCNLFFNAHKCWIYDNLTQKRIGYVCNIRHHRFGHPFIDTLTHISKIFPFVTLLKRHSPSDSPTIGPHSDSLIQPSSPIILPNFGVSTSRITYVPNQSSPSMIPTRKSGRKINPPSYLQDYHCELLTGTRSKFVGSSIQNSGIIYPISNYFSYDQLSSPHRIFSLTISTIKETSSYNTAIKDKNWRLAIQYELDALNSNDTWELTIVPPNKSAIGCKWIFKLKFHVDGSIECYKAQLVAKGFSQTEGLDYLETSSLVVKMTTLRLLLSVTTSNNWFLFQLDIYTAFIHGDLVKDVYMKIPLGVLCYE